The following proteins are encoded in a genomic region of Streptomyces sp. NBC_01723:
- a CDS encoding response regulator transcription factor has translation MHPPVAHHHPARGASRRPSRLLIVEDEKRLALSLARGLTAEGYAVDVVHDGMEGLHRAGEGDYDLVILDIMLPGLNGYRVCAALRAAGHEVPILMLTAKDGEYDEAEGLDTGADDYLTKPFSYVVLVARVKALLRRRAQGGGASPVHVHGDLKVDTAARRVFLGEDEVTLTAKEFAVLEQLVVRAGQVVSKAEILEHVWDFAYDGDPNIVEVYVSALRRKLRAGLIRTVRGAGYRLDGGR, from the coding sequence ATGCACCCACCCGTCGCCCACCACCACCCTGCTCGAGGCGCTTCGCGCCGCCCCTCTCGACTCTTGATCGTGGAGGACGAGAAGCGGTTGGCCCTGTCGCTCGCGAGGGGCCTCACCGCCGAGGGGTACGCCGTGGACGTCGTCCACGACGGCATGGAGGGCCTGCACCGGGCCGGCGAGGGCGACTACGACCTCGTCATCCTCGACATCATGCTGCCCGGCCTCAACGGCTACCGGGTCTGCGCCGCCCTGCGCGCCGCCGGCCACGAGGTGCCGATCCTGATGCTCACCGCCAAGGACGGCGAGTACGACGAGGCGGAGGGCCTGGACACGGGCGCGGACGACTACCTCACCAAGCCCTTCTCGTACGTCGTCCTGGTCGCCCGGGTGAAGGCGCTGCTGCGGCGGCGCGCGCAGGGCGGCGGGGCCTCGCCCGTGCACGTCCACGGCGACCTGAAGGTCGACACCGCCGCCCGCCGGGTCTTCCTCGGCGAGGACGAGGTCACCCTCACCGCGAAGGAGTTCGCGGTCCTGGAGCAGCTCGTGGTGCGGGCCGGACAGGTCGTGTCCAAGGCGGAGATCCTGGAGCACGTCTGGGACTTCGCCTACGACGGCGACCCGAACATCGTCGAGGTGTACGTCAGCGCCCTGCGGCGCAAGCTGCGCGCCGGGCTCATCCGGACCGTGCGCGGCGCCGGGTACCGCCTGGACGGCGGGCGATGA
- a CDS encoding sensor histidine kinase, whose translation MSRLFGSVRARATLAATLVVAVALVAAGAAVLLSLRSNLLGEAGTQAERSARDVATELAVGTPYADLSLDVDDRPVQVVDEDGTLVAASDDLERITGTGVETVKPRPAASPDGTDGTDDGDDDDDAGEPLEAGEIGERTTVSDGSATIDGDTEDYRFAAVPVKTEDRGRLTVYAGAPLSAEHGAVNTALTVMLIGFPVLLAVVGWVTWLVTRRALRPVEGIRREMAAITASEDLARRVPVPGTHDEVARLASTTNETLAALQTSVERQRRFVADASHELRSPIASLRTQLEVAAAHPELLDLDGAVEDTVRLQHLAADLLLLARLDAGERPADARVDLAALAREEAGGRAGVSVREGAGVAGGVTVAGSRGQLGRVLANLLDNAQRHARSAVEVSVRRDGDLAVVGVADDGEGVPKADRERIFERFVRLDAARSRDDGGAGLGLAIARDVAVRHGGTLTVHDAPAGGALFELRLPAA comes from the coding sequence ATGAGCCGCCTCTTCGGCTCGGTCCGCGCCCGCGCCACGCTCGCCGCGACCCTGGTGGTCGCCGTCGCCCTCGTCGCGGCCGGCGCCGCCGTCCTGCTCTCCCTGCGCTCCAATCTGCTCGGCGAGGCCGGCACCCAGGCCGAACGCTCCGCGCGGGACGTCGCCACCGAGCTGGCGGTCGGGACGCCGTACGCCGACCTGTCGCTGGACGTGGACGACCGCCCGGTGCAGGTGGTCGACGAGGACGGCACGCTGGTCGCCGCCAGTGACGACCTGGAGCGGATCACCGGCACCGGCGTCGAGACGGTCAAGCCGCGGCCGGCCGCCTCGCCCGACGGCACCGACGGCACGGACGACGGGGACGACGATGACGACGCGGGCGAGCCGCTCGAAGCGGGGGAGATCGGCGAACGGACCACCGTCAGCGACGGTTCGGCGACCATCGACGGCGACACCGAGGACTACCGCTTCGCCGCCGTCCCCGTGAAGACCGAGGACCGGGGCCGCCTCACCGTCTACGCCGGGGCCCCGCTCTCCGCCGAGCACGGCGCCGTGAACACCGCGCTGACCGTCATGCTGATCGGCTTCCCGGTGCTGCTCGCGGTCGTCGGGTGGGTGACCTGGCTGGTGACCCGGCGCGCGCTGCGTCCGGTGGAGGGCATCCGGCGGGAGATGGCCGCGATCACCGCCAGCGAGGACCTGGCCCGCCGCGTCCCGGTGCCCGGCACCCACGACGAGGTGGCCAGGCTCGCCTCGACCACGAACGAGACGCTGGCCGCGCTGCAGACCTCCGTGGAGCGGCAGCGGCGGTTCGTCGCCGACGCCTCGCACGAGCTGCGCAGCCCGATCGCCTCGCTGCGCACCCAGCTGGAGGTGGCCGCCGCCCATCCCGAGCTGCTGGACCTGGACGGCGCGGTGGAGGACACCGTACGGCTCCAGCACCTCGCCGCCGACCTGTTGCTGCTGGCCCGGCTGGACGCGGGGGAGCGGCCCGCCGACGCGCGGGTCGACCTCGCGGCGCTGGCGCGGGAGGAGGCCGGAGGACGGGCCGGGGTGAGCGTGCGGGAGGGCGCCGGGGTCGCCGGCGGGGTGACGGTGGCCGGCTCGCGCGGGCAGCTGGGCCGGGTGCTGGCCAATCTGCTCGACAACGCCCAGCGGCACGCCCGCTCGGCGGTGGAGGTGTCCGTGCGCAGGGACGGCGACCTGGCCGTGGTCGGGGTGGCCGACGACGGGGAGGGGGTGCCGAAGGCCGACCGGGAGCGGATCTTCGAACGGTTCGTACGGCTCGACGCCGCCCGCAGCCGCGACGACGGCGGGGCGGGTCTCGGGCTGGCCATCGCCCGCGACGTCGCCGTGCGGCACGGTGGCACGCTCACCGTGCACGACGCACCGGCAGGCGGTGCCCTGTTCGAGCTCCGCCTGCCGGCCGCCTAG
- a CDS encoding MarR family winged helix-turn-helix transcriptional regulator has product METETATRWLTDTEQCAWRTHLEVNRLLTHQLEKDLQPFGLTMNDYEILVNLSESEGDRMRMSDLATATMQSKSRLSHQITRMENADLVRRENCESDRRGLYAVLTEHGMETMRKVAPHHVASVRRHFIDLLAPETLTELDKALKPIAEHLRGQRGRS; this is encoded by the coding sequence ATGGAGACCGAGACGGCCACCCGCTGGCTGACCGATACGGAGCAGTGTGCTTGGCGCACCCACCTGGAGGTCAACAGGCTGTTGACGCACCAGCTAGAGAAGGACCTGCAGCCGTTCGGCCTGACAATGAACGACTACGAGATCCTGGTGAACCTCTCCGAGTCGGAGGGCGACCGCATGCGGATGAGCGACCTGGCCACCGCCACGATGCAGTCCAAGAGCCGCCTCTCCCACCAGATCACGCGCATGGAGAACGCGGACCTGGTCCGTAGGGAGAACTGCGAGTCCGACCGCCGCGGCCTCTACGCCGTCCTCACCGAGCACGGCATGGAGACCATGCGGAAGGTCGCGCCGCACCACGTGGCCTCCGTCCGCAGACACTTCATCGACCTGCTGGCCCCCGAGACCCTGACCGAACTGGACAAGGCACTCAAACCCATCGCGGAACACCTGCGCGGACAGCGCGGACGTTCCTGA
- a CDS encoding AIM24 family protein encodes MSTVHHDPSTLPADDNVNAYTFCVELKGGQWFLQKGKMIAYYGTIDFNGVGHGRLDRLVRTSFHSPLHASDWVVAEGSGKMLLADRAFDVNSYDLEDGNLTIRSGNLLAFQPSLALKQSIVPGFLTLIGTGKFVAASNGPVVFMEPPIRVDPQALVGWADCPSPCHHYDHGYMTGLMGGLRAMTGLGGASGEEHQFEFVGAGTVLLQSSEALMAEQVTGAPPQQAGVPGGGSPGAHGGRSGVPGLPGQLGDLQRRFGL; translated from the coding sequence TTGAGCACGGTCCACCACGACCCGTCGACTCTGCCGGCCGACGACAACGTGAACGCGTACACCTTCTGCGTGGAGCTGAAGGGCGGTCAGTGGTTCCTGCAGAAGGGGAAGATGATCGCCTACTACGGGACGATCGATTTCAACGGCGTCGGGCACGGCCGGCTGGACCGTCTGGTGCGTACGTCGTTCCATTCGCCACTGCACGCGAGCGACTGGGTCGTGGCCGAGGGTTCGGGCAAGATGCTCCTCGCCGACCGGGCCTTCGACGTGAATTCGTACGACCTCGAGGACGGCAACCTGACCATTCGCTCCGGCAACCTGCTCGCTTTTCAGCCAAGTCTCGCGCTGAAGCAGTCGATCGTGCCGGGTTTTCTGACGCTGATCGGAACCGGAAAGTTCGTGGCCGCGTCGAACGGTCCGGTGGTGTTCATGGAACCGCCGATCCGGGTCGACCCGCAGGCCCTGGTCGGCTGGGCCGACTGCCCGTCCCCGTGCCATCACTACGACCACGGGTACATGACCGGCCTGATGGGCGGTCTACGTGCGATGACGGGGCTCGGCGGGGCCTCCGGGGAGGAGCACCAGTTCGAGTTCGTGGGAGCGGGGACGGTGCTGCTGCAGTCGAGCGAGGCGCTGATGGCGGAGCAGGTCACGGGGGCTCCGCCGCAGCAGGCGGGGGTGCCCGGCGGCGGGTCTCCGGGAGCGCACGGAGGGCGTTCCGGGGTACCGGGGCTTCCCGGACAGCTGGGGGACCTCCAGCGCCGCTTCGGGCTGTGA
- a CDS encoding AIM24 family protein, translated as MAFQEINHKMVQATVAPGQRLFSQRGAMLAYRGEVSFTPNLRGGQGGVMSMIGRRVANEDTPLMTVEGSGTVLFGHGGHHVQVINLAGDTLYVEADRLLAFEGTLEQGTVFLGSQGGVMGMVRGQVSGQGLFTTTLKGHGSVAVMAHGGVFEVPITPQRPVRVDPQAYVAHHGDVRNKLSTAMGWRDMVGRGSGEAFQLELSGSGTVFVQASEEKL; from the coding sequence ATGGCCTTCCAGGAGATCAACCACAAGATGGTGCAGGCCACCGTGGCGCCCGGGCAGCGGCTGTTCAGTCAGCGCGGTGCCATGCTCGCGTACCGGGGCGAGGTGTCCTTCACCCCCAATCTGCGGGGCGGCCAGGGCGGCGTCATGTCGATGATCGGCCGCCGGGTGGCGAACGAGGACACCCCGCTGATGACCGTGGAGGGCAGCGGCACGGTCCTCTTCGGGCACGGCGGCCACCACGTCCAGGTGATCAACCTCGCCGGCGACACCCTGTACGTCGAGGCGGACCGCCTCCTCGCCTTCGAGGGCACCCTGGAGCAGGGCACGGTGTTCCTGGGCTCCCAGGGCGGCGTCATGGGCATGGTGCGCGGGCAGGTCAGCGGGCAGGGGCTGTTCACCACGACGCTGAAGGGCCACGGCTCGGTGGCCGTGATGGCCCACGGCGGTGTCTTCGAGGTCCCGATCACCCCGCAGCGGCCGGTGCGCGTCGACCCCCAGGCGTACGTCGCCCACCACGGCGACGTGCGCAACAAGCTGTCCACCGCCATGGGCTGGCGGGACATGGTGGGGCGCGGCTCGGGCGAGGCGTTCCAGCTGGAGCTGAGCGGCAGCGGCACGGTGTTCGTCCAGGCGTCGGAGGAGAAGCTTTGA
- a CDS encoding AIM24 family protein has product MFRLQGSKVLAVDMTGDAVKAKNGSMVAYDGEMAFKKLSGGGEGIRGMVTRRITGEQMTVMEVRGQGTCWFADRASEINLVGLQGDKLYVESSNFLAADAGLRTGTSFTGTRGASQGNGLFTTTVEGHGQVAIMSDGPAVALRVSAQYPLTVDPGAYVAHQGNLRQSFQSGVTFRTLLGEGGGEAFQIRFEGDGLVYVQPSERNTIAGDV; this is encoded by the coding sequence ATGTTCCGACTTCAAGGAAGCAAGGTACTCGCCGTCGACATGACCGGAGATGCCGTGAAGGCGAAGAACGGCTCGATGGTCGCGTACGACGGGGAGATGGCCTTCAAGAAGCTGAGCGGTGGCGGTGAGGGCATCCGGGGGATGGTGACCCGGCGGATCACCGGCGAGCAGATGACGGTGATGGAGGTGAGGGGGCAGGGGACCTGCTGGTTCGCGGACCGGGCCTCGGAGATCAACCTCGTGGGTCTCCAGGGCGACAAGCTGTACGTCGAGTCGAGCAACTTCCTGGCGGCGGACGCCGGACTGCGCACCGGCACCAGCTTCACGGGGACGCGCGGCGCCTCGCAGGGCAACGGGCTGTTCACCACGACCGTCGAGGGGCACGGGCAGGTGGCGATCATGTCGGACGGCCCGGCGGTGGCGCTGCGGGTCAGCGCGCAGTACCCGCTGACCGTCGACCCGGGGGCGTACGTGGCGCACCAGGGGAACCTGCGGCAGTCCTTCCAGTCGGGTGTGACCTTCCGCACCCTGCTCGGGGAGGGCGGCGGCGAGGCGTTCCAGATCCGCTTCGAGGGCGACGGACTGGTGTACGTGCAGCCGAGCGAGCGGAACACGATCGCGGGGGATGTCTGA
- a CDS encoding DUF3817 domain-containing protein: MDLKTASALRRLRLVSGPEAISFLLLLVCSVLKRTTDFNAVPVMGAVHGILFVLYVLFWADAWNRAKWPLKTAALYFVLSVLPTGGFFAERMLKREAESAVIASRARQEGIVGA, from the coding sequence GTGGACCTCAAGACCGCCTCCGCCCTCCGCCGCCTCCGCCTGGTCTCGGGCCCCGAGGCGATCTCCTTCCTGCTCCTGCTCGTCTGCTCGGTGCTGAAGCGGACCACCGACTTCAACGCGGTGCCCGTGATGGGCGCGGTCCACGGCATCCTCTTCGTCCTCTACGTGCTCTTCTGGGCGGACGCCTGGAACCGCGCCAAGTGGCCGCTGAAGACCGCCGCCCTCTACTTCGTCCTCTCCGTCCTGCCCACCGGCGGCTTCTTCGCGGAGCGCATGCTCAAGCGGGAGGCCGAGAGCGCGGTCATCGCCTCCCGCGCCCGCCAGGAAGGGATCGTCGGCGCATGA
- a CDS encoding MTH1187 family thiamine-binding protein, producing MIVAFSVTPLGVGEDVGEYVADAVRVVRDSGLPNRTDAMFTSVEGEWDEVMDVVRRAVAAVEARAPRVSLVLKADIRPGVTDGLTSKVDTVERHLAE from the coding sequence ATGATCGTCGCCTTCTCCGTGACGCCGCTCGGCGTCGGCGAGGACGTCGGGGAGTACGTCGCCGACGCCGTCCGGGTGGTCCGCGATTCGGGGCTGCCGAACCGCACCGACGCGATGTTCACCTCCGTCGAGGGCGAGTGGGACGAGGTCATGGACGTGGTCCGGCGCGCCGTCGCGGCCGTCGAGGCGCGGGCGCCGCGCGTGTCCCTGGTCCTCAAGGCGGACATCCGCCCCGGCGTGACGGACGGCCTCACGTCGAAGGTGGACACGGTGGAGCGGCACCTCGCCGAGTAG
- a CDS encoding MarR family winged helix-turn-helix transcriptional regulator gives MSKPLGLSFDPIARADELWKQRWGGVPSMSAITSIMRAHQILLAEVDAVVKPYGLTFARYEALVLLTFSQSGELPMSKIGERLMVHPTSVTNTVDRLVRSGLVDKRPNPNDGRGTLASITDRGREVVESATRDLMAMDFGLGAYDAEECGEIFAMLRPLRVAAGDFAED, from the coding sequence GTGTCCAAGCCCCTCGGTCTCTCCTTCGACCCCATCGCCCGTGCCGACGAACTCTGGAAGCAGCGCTGGGGCGGCGTGCCCTCGATGTCCGCGATCACCTCGATCATGCGGGCCCACCAGATCCTGCTGGCCGAGGTCGACGCCGTGGTCAAGCCGTACGGGCTGACCTTCGCGCGCTACGAGGCGCTGGTGCTGCTCACCTTCTCCCAGTCGGGCGAACTGCCGATGTCCAAGATCGGTGAGCGCCTGATGGTGCACCCCACGTCCGTGACGAACACCGTCGACCGGCTGGTGAGGTCCGGCCTGGTGGACAAGCGCCCCAACCCCAACGACGGCCGGGGCACCCTGGCCTCCATCACCGACCGGGGCCGCGAGGTGGTCGAGTCCGCCACCCGCGACCTCATGGCGATGGACTTCGGCCTGGGCGCGTACGACGCCGAGGAGTGCGGCGAGATCTTCGCGATGCTCCGCCCGCTGCGGGTCGCCGCCGGGGACTTCGCCGAGGACTGA
- a CDS encoding DUF3817 domain-containing protein produces the protein MKKSVLTRYRVMAYVTGVLLIALCLGMIAKYALKMDGAADFTQVVSIAHGWLYVVYLIFAFDLGSKAKWPVKKQLWVLLAGTVPTAAFFVERRISRELDAKVAGAEPVAAKA, from the coding sequence ATGAAAAAGAGCGTGCTGACCCGCTACCGGGTCATGGCGTACGTCACCGGTGTGCTGTTGATCGCGCTGTGCCTTGGCATGATCGCCAAGTACGCCCTGAAGATGGACGGCGCCGCGGACTTCACCCAGGTCGTCAGCATCGCCCACGGCTGGCTGTACGTCGTCTACCTCATCTTCGCCTTCGACCTGGGGTCCAAGGCGAAGTGGCCGGTGAAGAAGCAGCTCTGGGTGCTGCTCGCCGGGACCGTTCCGACGGCCGCCTTCTTCGTGGAGCGACGGATCAGCCGGGAGCTGGACGCCAAGGTCGCCGGGGCCGAGCCGGTGGCCGCCAAGGCCTGA
- a CDS encoding acyl-CoA mutase large subunit family protein codes for MDAHAIEEGRLRWQARYDAARKRDADFTTLSGDPVEPVYGPRPGDEYEGFERIGWPGEYPFTRGLHATGYRGRTWTIRQFAGFGNAEQTNERYKMILRNGGGGLSVAFDMPTLMGRDSDDPRSLGEVGHCGVAIDSAADMEVLFKDIPLGDVTTSMTISGPAVPAFCMYLVAAERQGVDASVLNGTLQTDIFKEYIAQKEWLFQPEPHLRLIGDLMEHCAAGIPAYKPLSVSGYHIREAGATAAQELAYTLADGFGYVELGLSRGLDVDVFAPGLSFFFDAHLDFFEEIAKFRAARRIWARWMRDVYGAKTDKAQWLRFHTQTAGVSLTAQQPYNNVVRTAVEALAAVLGGTNSLHTNALDETLALPSEQAAEIALRTQQVLMEETGVANVADPLGGSWFIEQLTDRIEADAEKIFEQIKERGLRAHPDGQHPIGPITSGILRGIEDGWFTGEIAESAFRYQQALEKDEKKVVGVNVHTGSVTGDLEILRVSHEVEREQVRVLGERRARRDDAAVHSALEAMLGAARSGANMIGPMLDAVRAEATLGEICGVLRDEWGVYTEPAGF; via the coding sequence ATGGACGCTCACGCCATAGAGGAAGGCCGCCTTCGGTGGCAGGCCCGGTACGACGCGGCGCGCAAGCGCGACGCGGACTTCACCACGCTCTCCGGCGACCCGGTGGAGCCGGTCTACGGGCCCCGGCCCGGGGACGAGTACGAGGGGTTCGAGCGGATCGGCTGGCCGGGTGAGTACCCCTTCACCCGGGGCCTGCACGCGACCGGCTACCGGGGGCGTACGTGGACCATCCGGCAGTTCGCCGGGTTCGGCAACGCCGAGCAGACCAACGAGCGCTACAAGATGATCCTCCGCAACGGCGGGGGCGGGCTCTCCGTCGCCTTCGACATGCCGACGCTGATGGGCCGCGACTCCGACGACCCGCGCTCGCTCGGCGAGGTCGGGCACTGCGGGGTGGCCATCGACTCGGCCGCCGACATGGAGGTGCTCTTCAAGGACATCCCGCTCGGCGACGTGACGACCTCCATGACGATCAGCGGGCCCGCCGTGCCCGCGTTCTGCATGTACCTGGTCGCCGCCGAACGGCAGGGCGTGGACGCGTCCGTCCTCAACGGCACGCTCCAGACCGACATCTTCAAGGAGTACATCGCCCAGAAGGAGTGGCTCTTCCAGCCCGAGCCGCACCTGCGCCTCATCGGCGACCTGATGGAGCACTGCGCGGCCGGCATCCCCGCCTACAAGCCGCTCTCCGTCTCCGGATACCACATCCGCGAGGCCGGGGCGACGGCCGCGCAGGAGCTGGCGTACACCCTGGCGGACGGCTTCGGGTACGTGGAGCTGGGGCTCTCGCGCGGGCTGGACGTCGACGTCTTCGCCCCCGGCCTCTCCTTCTTCTTCGACGCGCACCTCGACTTCTTCGAGGAGATCGCCAAGTTCCGCGCGGCCCGGCGCATCTGGGCCCGCTGGATGCGGGACGTGTACGGCGCGAAGACCGACAAGGCGCAGTGGCTGCGCTTCCACACCCAGACCGCCGGTGTCTCGCTGACCGCCCAGCAGCCGTACAACAACGTGGTGCGTACGGCCGTGGAGGCGCTGGCGGCGGTACTCGGCGGCACCAACTCCCTGCACACCAACGCGCTCGACGAGACCCTCGCCCTGCCCAGTGAGCAGGCCGCCGAGATCGCCCTGCGCACGCAGCAGGTGCTGATGGAGGAGACCGGCGTCGCCAACGTCGCCGACCCGCTGGGCGGTTCCTGGTTCATCGAGCAGCTGACGGACCGGATCGAGGCCGACGCCGAGAAGATCTTCGAGCAGATCAAGGAGCGGGGGCTCAGGGCGCACCCGGACGGGCAGCACCCCATCGGGCCGATCACCTCCGGCATCCTGCGGGGCATCGAGGACGGGTGGTTCACCGGCGAGATCGCGGAGTCCGCCTTCCGGTACCAGCAGGCGCTGGAGAAGGACGAGAAGAAGGTCGTCGGCGTCAACGTGCACACCGGTTCCGTCACGGGTGACCTGGAGATCCTGCGGGTCAGCCACGAGGTGGAGCGGGAGCAGGTGCGGGTGCTCGGCGAGCGCAGGGCCCGCCGGGACGACGCGGCGGTGCACAGCGCCCTGGAGGCGATGCTGGGCGCCGCCCGGTCCGGGGCCAACATGATCGGGCCGATGCTGGACGCGGTGCGCGCGGAGGCGACGCTCGGGGAGATCTGTGGGGTGCTGCGGGACGAGTGGGGGGTGTACACGGAGCCGGCGGGGTTCTAG
- a CDS encoding TetR/AcrR family transcriptional regulator, protein MQSSTHAGRAGRPRSAAADTAILAATREVLVDLGWSRLTLGDVAGRAGVAKTTLYRRWAGKNELVVDAVAELFDELRLPDRGSLAADIEGVVLQFAAILARPEAKSGLMAVVAESTRDDALRERIRTSIVERQKRLVLEGRARAQARGELPAETDPAEAARTADLIFDVVAGAVVHRTLVSAEPADGDWVRGFTQVLLWGLTSRQTDPPPEPGGG, encoded by the coding sequence ATGCAGAGCAGCACCCACGCCGGCCGTGCCGGGCGCCCGCGCAGTGCCGCGGCGGACACCGCGATCCTGGCCGCGACGCGGGAGGTCCTGGTCGACCTGGGCTGGTCCAGGCTCACCCTCGGAGACGTCGCCGGCCGGGCCGGGGTTGCCAAGACGACGCTCTATCGCCGCTGGGCGGGCAAGAACGAGCTGGTGGTCGACGCGGTGGCGGAGCTGTTCGACGAGCTCCGGCTCCCGGACCGCGGCTCCCTGGCCGCCGACATCGAGGGCGTGGTGCTCCAGTTCGCGGCGATCCTGGCCCGTCCGGAGGCCAAGAGCGGCCTGATGGCGGTGGTCGCCGAGTCGACCCGGGACGACGCGCTGCGCGAGCGCATCCGCACGTCGATCGTGGAACGCCAGAAGCGCCTGGTCCTGGAGGGCAGGGCGCGCGCCCAGGCCCGCGGCGAGCTGCCCGCCGAGACCGACCCGGCCGAGGCCGCCCGCACCGCCGACCTCATCTTCGACGTGGTCGCGGGCGCGGTGGTGCACCGCACCCTGGTCAGCGCGGAACCGGCGGACGGCGACTGGGTACGGGGCTTCACACAGGTCCTGCTGTGGGGCCTGACCTCCCGCCAGACCGACCCCCCGCCCGAGCCCGGCGGCGGGTGA
- a CDS encoding tetratricopeptide repeat protein — MQPRNMSMSGVVDLAAVKAAQEAKTKAEQARAEAARHGGTGAVSPADLVIDVDEAGFESEVLQRSTEVPVVIDFWAEWCEPCKQLSPVLERLAVEYGGRFLLAKIDVDANQMLMQQFGVQGIPAVFAVVAGQALPLFQGAAGETQIRQTLDQLVQVAEERFGLTGLVVDPEAQPGAPRPAAEERPAGPHDAALEAAVQALDAGDLGGAVQSYKNVLSDDPGNTEAKLGLAQAELLQRVQNADPQKVRQEAADKPGDAQAQIAAADLDLVGGHVEDAFGRLIDAVRVTAGDDRNAVRVRLLELFEVVGADDPRVTAARRALARALF; from the coding sequence ATGCAGCCACGGAACATGTCCATGAGCGGGGTCGTCGACCTCGCCGCGGTGAAGGCGGCCCAGGAGGCCAAGACGAAGGCGGAGCAGGCCCGCGCCGAGGCCGCCCGGCACGGCGGGACGGGGGCGGTCTCTCCGGCCGACCTCGTCATCGACGTCGACGAGGCGGGCTTCGAGAGCGAGGTCCTGCAGCGGTCCACCGAGGTCCCGGTCGTCATCGACTTCTGGGCCGAGTGGTGCGAGCCCTGCAAGCAGCTCAGCCCGGTCCTCGAACGGCTCGCCGTCGAGTACGGCGGGCGCTTCCTCCTCGCCAAGATCGATGTCGACGCCAACCAGATGCTGATGCAGCAGTTCGGCGTCCAGGGCATCCCGGCCGTGTTCGCGGTCGTGGCCGGGCAGGCGCTGCCGCTCTTCCAGGGGGCCGCGGGCGAGACGCAGATCCGCCAGACCCTGGACCAGTTGGTGCAGGTCGCCGAGGAGCGCTTCGGCCTGACCGGTCTCGTCGTCGACCCCGAGGCCCAGCCCGGTGCCCCCCGGCCCGCCGCCGAGGAGCGTCCCGCGGGACCGCACGACGCGGCACTCGAGGCCGCCGTGCAGGCGCTGGACGCGGGCGACCTGGGCGGTGCCGTCCAGTCGTACAAGAACGTGCTGTCCGATGACCCGGGCAACACGGAGGCCAAACTCGGTCTCGCGCAGGCCGAGTTGCTCCAGCGGGTGCAGAACGCCGACCCGCAGAAGGTCCGCCAGGAGGCGGCCGACAAGCCGGGCGACGCGCAGGCGCAGATCGCCGCCGCCGACCTGGACCTGGTGGGCGGTCACGTGGAGGACGCCTTCGGCCGTCTCATCGACGCGGTGCGCGTCACGGCCGGCGACGACCGCAACGCCGTACGCGTGCGGCTGCTGGAGCTGTTCGAGGTGGTCGGCGCCGACGATCCGCGGGTCACCGCGGCCCGCAGGGCACTGGCTCGCGCCCTCTTCTAG
- a CDS encoding DUF6230 family protein translates to MESQVRGGTRWKRFAVVMVPSVAATAAIGVALAQGALAASFSVSGQSFKVTADQLDGTGFSQYGAIDSGYTLKGEKTAHPVAVSAFKSASIKNMCQSVVTPDIPLIGSVSLMLKAGGGKQAVEAENLYIDVENLEADATFRGIDIGVAAKDANKGPGIKKGDTANPYGFAQQADSATLKNVKQTAWATTAGTFKLSGLKMSLSKGVKECY, encoded by the coding sequence ATGGAGTCCCAGGTGCGTGGCGGGACCAGATGGAAGCGGTTCGCTGTGGTGATGGTGCCCAGCGTTGCCGCCACGGCTGCGATAGGCGTCGCGCTCGCGCAGGGCGCTCTCGCCGCGTCGTTCAGCGTTTCCGGCCAGTCGTTCAAGGTGACGGCGGACCAGCTCGACGGCACGGGCTTCTCCCAGTACGGGGCGATCGACTCGGGTTACACGCTGAAGGGCGAGAAGACGGCTCACCCCGTCGCGGTCTCGGCGTTCAAGTCCGCGTCGATCAAGAACATGTGCCAGTCCGTGGTCACCCCGGACATCCCGTTGATCGGTTCCGTCAGCCTCATGCTGAAGGCCGGCGGCGGTAAGCAGGCGGTCGAGGCCGAGAACCTGTACATCGACGTCGAGAATCTCGAGGCCGATGCCACGTTCCGCGGCATCGACATCGGTGTGGCTGCCAAGGACGCCAACAAGGGTCCCGGCATCAAGAAGGGCGACACCGCGAACCCGTACGGATTCGCGCAGCAGGCAGACTCGGCCACGCTGAAGAACGTGAAGCAGACGGCGTGGGCGACCACCGCCGGAACCTTCAAGCTCAGCGGTCTGAAGATGTCGCTGTCCAAGGGTGTCAAGGAGTGCTACTAA